The Paenibacillus sp. RUD330 genome has a segment encoding these proteins:
- a CDS encoding N-acetylmannosamine-6-phosphate 2-epimerase yields the protein MTSLWGKVKGGLIVSCQALEGEPLHGAGMMARMALAAEQGGAAAIRANSGADVAEIKNGVAIPVIGIVKRDYPGSPVYITPTMKEVDELADAGADMIAFDATLRQRPGGVTAEQLVRYMHGRGIPAMADISTLEEALEAERAGADCVSTTLAGYTPYSRSLDGPDFELVEQAASSLRIPVFAEGRISDPGQVAKLLGLGACAVVVGSAITRPQLITERFAAAARRSVR from the coding sequence ATGACGTCTTTGTGGGGGAAGGTGAAGGGCGGGCTGATCGTCTCCTGCCAGGCGCTGGAGGGAGAGCCGCTGCACGGTGCGGGCATGATGGCGAGAATGGCGCTTGCGGCGGAGCAGGGAGGAGCCGCCGCCATCCGGGCCAACTCCGGCGCCGACGTGGCCGAGATCAAGAACGGTGTGGCCATACCGGTCATCGGCATCGTCAAGCGCGATTACCCCGGCTCTCCGGTCTACATCACGCCGACGATGAAGGAAGTGGATGAGCTGGCGGATGCGGGGGCGGACATGATCGCGTTCGACGCGACGCTCAGGCAGCGGCCGGGCGGCGTCACGGCGGAGCAGCTCGTCCGCTATATGCACGGCAGGGGGATTCCGGCGATGGCCGACATTTCCACGCTGGAGGAAGCTCTCGAAGCCGAGCGTGCAGGAGCCGATTGCGTCTCGACGACGCTTGCCGGCTATACGCCTTATTCGAGAAGCCTCGACGGCCCTGATTTCGAGCTGGTGGAGCAAGCGGCCTCCAGCCTGCGGATTCCGGTGTTCGCCGAAGGGCGGATCAGCGACCCGGGCCAGGTGGCCAAGCTGCTCGGCCTGGGAGCCTGCGCCGTCGTCGTCGGATCGGCGATCACCCGTCCCCAATTGATCACAGAGCGGTTCGCCGCAGCCGCGAGAAGGAGTGTCCGCTAG
- a CDS encoding MurR/RpiR family transcriptional regulator: MDLRLKVGSYYPSLTKSEQKVADYVLNASEDIIYRSVTELAELSAVGETTVMRFCRAIGFKGYQDFKLALAQDYSPRRQQESGGHSDATPDDYAELVYRETSSILADTMSLLDRAKLEEAVARMDAAGYVQFFGVGASGITALDAKNRLLRIGRRAEAVADAHFQAMMAVTMGPGDVAFGISLSGSTLDTVDMLTKARQQGAYVIAVTNYAKSPITAAADLVLLTAGKESPLEGGSIGAKISQLLLIDMICEGLARLDLARTREMKERTAKAVIERIY; this comes from the coding sequence ATGGATTTGAGATTGAAGGTCGGTTCCTATTATCCCTCCTTGACGAAGTCGGAGCAGAAGGTCGCCGACTATGTGCTGAACGCTTCGGAGGATATCATCTACCGCTCGGTGACGGAGCTCGCGGAGCTGTCCGCCGTCGGGGAAACGACGGTCATGCGGTTCTGCAGAGCGATCGGCTTCAAAGGATACCAGGATTTCAAGCTTGCGCTCGCCCAGGATTACAGCCCGCGCAGGCAGCAGGAGAGCGGCGGGCATTCCGATGCCACGCCGGATGATTACGCGGAGCTCGTCTACAGGGAGACCTCCTCGATTCTGGCCGATACGATGAGCCTGCTCGACCGCGCCAAGCTGGAGGAAGCGGTAGCCCGCATGGATGCGGCCGGCTACGTCCAGTTTTTCGGCGTCGGGGCATCGGGCATTACCGCGCTGGACGCCAAGAACCGGCTGCTGCGCATCGGCAGGCGCGCCGAAGCTGTGGCGGACGCCCATTTTCAGGCGATGATGGCCGTCACGATGGGCCCCGGGGACGTCGCCTTCGGAATCAGCCTCAGCGGCAGCACCCTCGACACGGTCGACATGCTGACCAAAGCCCGGCAGCAGGGAGCCTACGTCATCGCTGTGACCAACTACGCCAAATCGCCTATAACGGCGGCGGCCGATCTCGTGCTGCTCACGGCGGGCAAGGAATCTCCGCTTGAAGGAGGCTCCATCGGAGCGAAGATCTCGCAGCTTCTGCTGATCGACATGATCTGCGAGGGGCTGGCCCGGCTCGATCTCGCCCGTACGCGGGAGATGAAGGAACGGACGGCCAAGGCGGTCATCGAACGGATTTATTGA
- a CDS encoding ROK family protein, with the protein MGGIATLVGIDIGGTSIKGIAADHRGRILEELSVPTEAARGRTGILSSLDNLAALLLERHPESEAIGIASAGRIDAGSGEVAYATDNLPGWTGMRLSEWAGLRFGLPVSVDNDANAALLGECWVGSGRGLRDAVMLTLGTGVGGANLAGGRLLRGARWGGGDWGHVVLVPGGRPCNCGRRGCAEMYLSGTALMRDASAAFGPIGPEGLMERYRAGDAAAQGLLRNYAGMLAVFIGNLAAALDPEAVLLGGGAADSLREWRPLLDEALASEGARIELRPALLGTAAGCCGAAKMALDLMGRRTEEETA; encoded by the coding sequence GTGGGCGGGATCGCGACGCTGGTAGGAATCGATATCGGAGGCACTTCCATTAAAGGAATCGCCGCGGATCATCGGGGGCGCATTCTGGAGGAGCTGTCGGTGCCGACGGAAGCGGCTCGCGGCCGGACGGGAATCCTCTCCTCGCTGGACAATCTGGCGGCGCTGCTGCTGGAGAGGCATCCCGAGTCCGAGGCGATCGGAATCGCCAGCGCGGGCCGCATCGATGCGGGCAGCGGGGAAGTCGCCTATGCGACGGACAACCTGCCCGGCTGGACCGGCATGCGGCTCTCGGAGTGGGCCGGACTCCGCTTCGGGCTGCCGGTAAGCGTGGACAACGACGCCAATGCGGCGCTGCTCGGCGAATGCTGGGTCGGCTCCGGAAGAGGGCTGCGCGACGCGGTCATGCTGACGCTCGGCACCGGAGTCGGAGGAGCCAATCTTGCCGGCGGCAGGCTGCTGCGCGGAGCCCGCTGGGGAGGCGGAGACTGGGGCCATGTCGTGCTCGTGCCGGGCGGACGTCCATGCAACTGCGGCCGCCGGGGCTGCGCGGAGATGTACCTGTCGGGCACGGCGCTCATGCGCGATGCCTCTGCGGCTTTCGGTCCGATCGGGCCGGAAGGGCTGATGGAGCGGTACCGGGCAGGAGATGCTGCTGCTCAGGGGCTGCTTCGGAATTATGCGGGGATGCTGGCCGTATTTATCGGCAATCTGGCCGCCGCCCTCGATCCCGAAGCCGTCCTGCTGGGAGGCGGCGCCGCGGATTCGCTGCGGGAGTGGCGGCCGCTGCTGGACGAGGCGCTGGCCTCGGAGGGCGCGAGGATCGAGCTGCGTCCGGCTCTGCTCGGCACGGCGGCAGGCTGCTGCGGCGCCGCGAAGATGGCGCTGGACCTGATGGGAAGAAGAACGGAGGAGGAGACGGCATGA
- a CDS encoding FAD-dependent oxidoreductase — MKMQELEADVLIIGGGLGGTAAALAAAREGCRVILTEETDWIGGQLTSQAVPPDEHRWIESCGCTASFRELRERIRAYYRANYPLTEAARADKLLNPGNGWVSRLAHEPRVALSVLEAMLAPYVNSGKLRILKETAAVSAETEGDLVSSVTVACRRTDRRMILRAPYVLDATECGDLLPMTGTEYAVGSESRSESGEPHAPETGDPEDVQAFTHVAALEYIPGADFTPEKPPEMYSYWRDLVPPFSPYPLLSWFATDANDTTKKKEFTLLPNDKGVTSLWDYRRILDPRHLAAPLYDGDLSLLNWAQNDYYLGTILDVPPTVKEDRLYAARQLTLSVVYWLQTEAPRLDGGKGWPGVRLRPDVLGTKDGLAKSVYIRESRRIKAIQTITEADVSKEMRGSEGIRRYGDSVGVGSYHLDLHHTTVTYRSFYIPNYPYEIPLGALIPVRMNNLLPACKNIGTTQISNGCYRLHPTEWNIGEAAGALAAYCLRTGLRPREVRGEAERLAGYQELLASRGVEMHWPEDVEKEVVEGA, encoded by the coding sequence ATGAAGATGCAGGAGCTGGAAGCGGATGTGCTGATCATCGGCGGAGGTCTTGGAGGGACGGCCGCGGCGCTGGCCGCGGCGCGGGAAGGATGCCGGGTCATCCTGACGGAGGAGACCGATTGGATCGGCGGGCAGCTGACTTCGCAGGCGGTGCCTCCCGACGAGCACCGATGGATCGAGAGCTGCGGCTGCACGGCTTCGTTCCGGGAGCTGAGGGAGCGGATCCGCGCGTACTACCGGGCCAACTATCCGCTCACGGAGGCGGCCCGGGCCGACAAGCTGCTCAACCCCGGCAACGGCTGGGTCAGCCGCCTGGCGCATGAGCCCCGCGTCGCGCTGTCCGTATTGGAGGCGATGCTGGCTCCGTACGTCAACAGCGGCAAGCTGCGGATCCTCAAGGAAACGGCCGCCGTAAGCGCAGAGACGGAGGGAGATCTGGTGTCTTCCGTAACGGTCGCCTGCCGCAGGACGGACCGCCGCATGATCCTGCGCGCGCCGTATGTGCTGGATGCGACGGAATGCGGCGATCTGCTCCCGATGACGGGGACGGAATATGCGGTCGGCTCGGAATCCCGCAGCGAGAGCGGCGAGCCGCATGCGCCGGAGACGGGCGATCCGGAGGATGTGCAGGCGTTCACCCATGTGGCGGCGCTGGAGTACATTCCCGGAGCGGACTTCACGCCGGAGAAGCCTCCGGAAATGTATTCGTACTGGAGGGATCTCGTCCCGCCGTTTTCCCCTTACCCGCTGCTGAGCTGGTTCGCTACCGATGCCAATGACACGACGAAGAAAAAGGAGTTCACCCTGCTGCCCAACGACAAGGGCGTCACCTCCCTGTGGGATTACCGCCGGATTCTGGATCCCCGCCATCTTGCGGCTCCTCTCTATGACGGAGATCTGTCGCTGCTCAACTGGGCCCAGAACGATTATTATCTGGGCACGATCCTGGATGTTCCTCCGACCGTCAAGGAGGATCGGCTGTATGCGGCGAGGCAGCTGACGCTGTCCGTCGTCTACTGGCTGCAGACGGAGGCGCCGCGGCTCGACGGGGGCAAGGGCTGGCCTGGCGTGCGGCTGCGGCCGGATGTGCTGGGGACGAAGGACGGCCTCGCCAAGTCCGTCTACATCCGGGAATCCCGCCGCATCAAGGCGATCCAGACGATTACGGAGGCCGACGTCAGCAAGGAGATGCGCGGCAGCGAGGGCATCCGAAGGTACGGGGACAGCGTCGGAGTCGGCAGCTATCATCTGGATCTTCATCATACGACCGTGACGTACCGGAGCTTCTACATTCCCAACTATCCGTACGAGATCCCGCTCGGGGCTCTCATCCCGGTGCGGATGAACAACCTGCTTCCCGCCTGCAAGAACATCGGCACGACCCAGATTTCCAACGGCTGCTACCGCCTGCACCCGACGGAGTGGAACATCGGCGAGGCTGCCGGGGCGCTCGCCGCCTATTGCCTCCGCACCGGGCTGCGGCCGCGCGAGGTGCGCGGAGAAGCCGAGCGTCTGGCCGGCTACCAGGAGCTGCTGGCGTCCCGCGGCGTGGAGATGCACTGGCCGGAGGATGTGGAGAAGGAGGTGGTCGAGGGAGCGTGA
- a CDS encoding beta-propeller fold lactonase family protein gives MSVYVANSGSNTVSVIDQTTNTVFATIPGFSTPQQLDATPDGTRVYVANLANATVSIIQTSTNAVIGSIPVGGGPNGIVIDRTGTRAYVTNSTDGTMSVIDLATDTVTATVAVGINPIGVDVTPNNRYVYVANQISSTVSVISVSDNAVVATIPVDTTPIGVKASPDGAYVYVSTRAAGIVDVISTATQSVVGTLQAGIAPIGVSTDGMSVFVANEVSGNLTVVNPATNAIIATIPTNTFPQYIAVDSSSRFLYVSTRTNVVSVIDRTTNRLVASVPVGDQSIGIVVVPKFNLDPALAATKTVNGAEAIEARPGETVFFQLRVANTGNTLLSGIQLTDALEPAGALLLNETLTTLAPGESVTREIPYVVPDPAPASVLTNRFIADAPLSGISSESDAVINVGASSPLLALTKTADRAAAAPGEIVTYTIVVTNTGSMDLSNLVLSDATLGLNQIIGSLMVGESATITASFAIPAGTPAGTALINTAFVEGGGAAAEDSASVTVSSAPALSLLKEADPATAVPGESIRYTFTVTNTGNEPLTGIVISDPRIGASIFIDGLAVGASATRSLDFAVPEGTPPGLLVNTAEAAADQGASANASATVMIAPVARIVLNKNASPTTAFPGETVAYTIEIVNTGTATLTNVRVTDPFLGLDQVVDSLVPGARATFTGTFTLPVDALAGTEFTNVASVVTDQTPSISQEAVVTVRESPSIFLEKSVSPANASVGETVIYTFVIRNTGNVLLTDPLLLDPSLGLNRGLPAIPPGGSVTETVAFVVPPDAPDLILNTASAQASSMERFLVSQSDSSLFVIRLTKTATQAEASPGERISYTFIVENTGNVPLTNLVLSDPELGVSERIPFLDAGNALTFSLNYVILPMPGGTVIVNTATVGGDGVSAESSASVTVRSIPGMSILKTASAVSAAPGEVITFMIQTVNTGNVTLPDVTVTDPLLGIATAPAPLDPGGTLTLTGTYSVPAGTPAGTIITNTATASSALTGVREGAASVIVAAAPALSIAKTVDRETASPGQSVLFTIIVTNVSAATLAAVRITDPVLSIDETVASLAPGAQAVLTSSFLIPAGTPAGTVITNTAQALAPLTVPVSASASVVVAAVPSLTVIKEAGVSEAPAGTLVFYEVSILNTGNIRLTNLLLTDSFVSATLAIAFLEPGESQSQLVPFRLPAGLAPGDLFTNTVTVSSTETGPVQDSAQVLILPPPDVELTASPYPAYVLPGQRVTVTITATNRADTTLTNLAVFNGFTGIDDRIASLAPGESIALAREVFIPPLTRAGTEFPSLAYLETDQTTTRTAPVLVIVLPDPSFRLTKTASTAEAIAGETVRFRVEAVNTGNTDLNGVLADPLLSVAIGPGTLLYQSRIILTMPYTIPPETENGAVVTNTVRSQGVLKELQASASVKVLRVLEVTKSADVLETFLGAVIRYTVVVENNSGFTAEDAILTDDLSPSLALVPDSVTIGGRPAPAASLKNGIPLGTIAPGRRLVIAFAARVLSIPRPAGAGSMSSDHSGVLLNQAVVTFGVRSPSGRDVVVRALSNISRISVTEEEE, from the coding sequence ATGAGCGTGTATGTAGCCAACAGCGGCTCCAACACCGTATCGGTCATCGACCAGACGACGAACACCGTCTTCGCCACCATTCCAGGCTTCTCCACCCCGCAGCAGCTCGATGCGACTCCCGATGGAACGAGGGTATACGTCGCCAACCTGGCCAACGCCACCGTATCGATCATCCAGACGTCGACCAATGCCGTCATCGGCTCGATTCCGGTAGGAGGCGGTCCGAACGGAATCGTCATCGACCGCACGGGAACGAGGGCGTATGTGACCAACTCTACGGACGGCACCATGTCGGTCATCGACCTGGCCACCGACACCGTCACAGCCACCGTCGCCGTCGGCATCAACCCGATCGGCGTGGACGTGACGCCGAACAACCGCTACGTCTATGTCGCCAATCAGATCAGCAGCACGGTCTCCGTCATCTCCGTCTCCGACAACGCCGTCGTTGCCACCATCCCGGTCGATACGACGCCGATCGGCGTCAAAGCATCGCCGGACGGAGCCTATGTGTATGTATCCACCCGAGCGGCAGGCATCGTGGACGTCATCTCTACGGCCACCCAATCGGTCGTCGGCACGCTGCAGGCGGGCATCGCCCCGATCGGAGTGTCGACGGACGGAATGAGCGTCTTCGTCGCGAATGAAGTATCCGGAAACCTTACGGTCGTCAATCCGGCCACCAATGCCATCATCGCCACCATTCCGACCAATACCTTTCCCCAGTACATCGCCGTAGACTCCAGTTCCCGCTTCCTCTACGTCAGCACGAGGACGAACGTCGTCTCCGTCATCGACCGGACAACGAACCGGCTGGTCGCCTCCGTACCCGTCGGCGATCAGTCCATCGGCATCGTTGTCGTGCCGAAGTTCAATCTCGACCCGGCTCTGGCCGCGACCAAAACGGTCAACGGAGCCGAAGCGATCGAAGCCAGGCCGGGAGAAACCGTGTTCTTCCAGCTGAGAGTCGCGAACACAGGCAATACGCTGCTGAGCGGCATCCAGCTCACCGACGCCCTCGAGCCTGCCGGAGCCTTGCTGTTGAATGAAACCTTGACCACTCTCGCTCCCGGTGAGTCCGTCACGAGAGAGATTCCCTACGTCGTGCCGGATCCGGCGCCGGCGTCGGTGCTGACCAACCGCTTCATCGCCGACGCCCCGCTCTCCGGCATCTCCTCCGAATCCGATGCCGTCATCAACGTAGGGGCTTCCTCGCCTCTGCTTGCGCTGACCAAAACGGCGGATCGTGCCGCAGCCGCGCCGGGCGAGATCGTCACGTATACGATCGTCGTGACCAATACGGGATCGATGGACCTGTCGAACCTCGTCCTGTCCGACGCCACGCTGGGATTGAACCAGATCATCGGGAGCCTCATGGTCGGGGAGAGCGCCACGATCACCGCCAGCTTCGCCATCCCCGCCGGCACTCCCGCAGGAACGGCGCTCATCAATACCGCCTTTGTCGAGGGCGGAGGAGCCGCGGCAGAGGACTCCGCCAGCGTGACGGTCAGCTCCGCGCCGGCCCTCTCCCTGCTCAAAGAGGCGGATCCGGCCACCGCCGTGCCCGGAGAGTCGATCCGTTATACGTTCACGGTGACAAATACAGGCAACGAGCCGCTTACCGGCATCGTCATCTCCGATCCCCGCATCGGAGCCTCCATCTTTATCGACGGCCTTGCGGTCGGAGCGTCCGCCACCCGCTCGCTCGACTTTGCGGTTCCCGAGGGCACCCCTCCTGGCCTGCTCGTCAACACGGCTGAGGCCGCTGCGGATCAAGGCGCGTCCGCCAATGCGTCCGCCACCGTCATGATCGCGCCTGTAGCCCGGATCGTGCTCAACAAGAACGCTTCGCCCACGACGGCCTTCCCCGGCGAAACCGTCGCCTACACGATCGAGATCGTGAATACGGGAACCGCCACGTTGACGAACGTCCGGGTGACCGATCCTTTCCTCGGGCTGGATCAGGTCGTCGACAGCCTTGTTCCTGGAGCGAGAGCCACCTTCACCGGCACGTTCACCCTGCCTGTCGACGCCTTGGCCGGCACGGAGTTCACGAACGTTGCGTCCGTCGTCACCGACCAGACGCCCTCCATCTCCCAGGAAGCGGTTGTAACGGTCAGGGAATCGCCTTCCATTTTCCTGGAAAAGAGCGTCTCTCCGGCGAACGCGAGCGTCGGCGAAACGGTGATCTATACGTTTGTCATCCGCAATACCGGCAACGTGCTGCTCACGGACCCTCTGCTGCTCGATCCGTCGCTCGGCTTGAATCGAGGCTTGCCGGCCATCCCGCCCGGAGGCTCCGTCACGGAGACCGTCGCCTTCGTCGTGCCGCCGGACGCGCCGGATCTCATCCTCAACACCGCCTCCGCGCAGGCGAGCTCGATGGAGCGGTTCCTCGTCTCCCAGTCCGACTCGTCCCTCTTCGTCATCCGCCTGACCAAGACGGCGACGCAGGCGGAGGCCAGCCCCGGCGAGCGGATCAGCTATACGTTCATCGTCGAGAATACGGGCAATGTGCCTCTGACGAATCTGGTGCTCAGCGATCCGGAGCTCGGGGTGAGCGAACGCATTCCGTTCCTGGACGCAGGCAACGCCTTGACCTTCTCGCTGAACTACGTCATCCTGCCGATGCCGGGCGGCACCGTCATCGTGAACACGGCGACGGTCGGCGGAGACGGCGTTTCGGCGGAGAGCTCCGCCTCCGTCACCGTGCGCAGCATTCCGGGGATGTCGATCCTCAAGACGGCGAGCGCGGTCTCGGCCGCACCCGGCGAAGTCATCACCTTCATGATCCAGACGGTCAATACCGGCAATGTGACGCTGCCCGACGTCACCGTCACGGACCCTCTGCTCGGCATCGCCACCGCTCCGGCGCCGCTCGATCCGGGCGGGACGCTGACGCTGACGGGAACCTATAGTGTGCCTGCGGGCACGCCGGCAGGCACGATCATCACCAACACGGCAACGGCCTCTTCCGCGTTGACAGGCGTGCGGGAGGGGGCGGCCTCCGTCATCGTCGCTGCCGCTCCTGCTCTCTCCATCGCGAAGACGGTCGACCGGGAGACAGCCTCTCCGGGACAGAGCGTCCTGTTCACCATCATCGTCACCAATGTATCCGCCGCGACGCTCGCCGCCGTGCGGATTACCGACCCCGTGCTGAGCATCGATGAAACGGTCGCCTCGCTGGCTCCCGGAGCCCAGGCGGTGCTGACGTCGAGCTTCCTGATTCCGGCAGGAACGCCGGCCGGTACGGTCATCACCAATACCGCTCAGGCGCTGGCCCCGCTTACGGTGCCGGTCTCGGCCTCGGCCAGCGTGGTCGTTGCCGCCGTTCCGTCCCTCACCGTCATCAAGGAAGCCGGAGTCTCCGAAGCGCCGGCCGGCACGCTGGTTTTCTACGAGGTATCCATCCTGAACACCGGCAACATCCGGCTGACCAACCTGCTTCTGACCGACAGCTTCGTATCCGCGACTCTGGCGATCGCCTTCCTCGAGCCCGGAGAGTCCCAATCCCAGCTTGTGCCGTTCCGGCTGCCGGCCGGACTTGCGCCAGGCGACTTGTTCACCAATACCGTCACGGTGTCGAGCACCGAGACGGGTCCCGTTCAGGATTCGGCTCAGGTTCTCATTCTGCCGCCTCCGGACGTGGAGCTCACGGCATCGCCGTATCCGGCCTATGTGCTGCCGGGCCAGCGGGTGACGGTCACGATCACGGCGACCAACCGCGCCGATACCACGCTGACCAATCTCGCCGTCTTCAACGGCTTCACCGGCATCGACGACCGGATCGCCTCGCTGGCTCCCGGCGAATCCATCGCGCTGGCACGCGAAGTGTTCATCCCGCCGCTGACGCGCGCCGGCACGGAGTTCCCGAGCCTCGCCTATCTGGAAACGGACCAGACGACGACGCGGACCGCTCCCGTGCTCGTCATCGTGCTTCCGGATCCGTCGTTCCGGCTCACGAAGACGGCCAGCACGGCGGAGGCGATCGCCGGGGAAACGGTGCGCTTCCGCGTGGAGGCGGTGAATACCGGCAATACGGACTTGAACGGCGTGCTCGCCGATCCGCTGCTGAGCGTGGCGATCGGCCCGGGGACGCTGCTGTATCAGAGCCGGATCATCCTGACGATGCCGTATACGATCCCTCCGGAGACCGAGAACGGAGCCGTCGTCACCAATACGGTCCGCAGCCAGGGGGTGCTGAAGGAGCTTCAGGCTTCCGCCTCCGTCAAGGTGCTGCGCGTCCTCGAGGTGACCAAATCGGCCGATGTGCTCGAAACCTTCCTTGGAGCCGTCATCCGGTACACGGTCGTCGTGGAGAACAACAGCGGCTTCACGGCGGAGGACGCCATCCTGACCGACGACCTTTCCCCTTCGCTCGCCCTCGTGCCCGACAGCGTAACGATCGGCGGCCGTCCCGCGCCGGCGGCAAGCCTGAAGAACGGCATCCCGCTCGGCACGATAGCGCCAGGCCGGCGTCTCGTCATCGCCTTCGCCGCCCGGGTGCTTTCCATTCCGCGTCCAGCCGGCGCCGGCTCCATGTCGTCCGATCATTCCGGAGTGCTGCTCAACCAAGCCGTCGTGACCTTCGGCGTGCGCTCCCCCTCCGGCCGTGATGTCGTCGTTCGGGCGCTGTCCAACATCTCCCGAATCTCCGTCACCGAAGAGGAGGAGTAA
- a CDS encoding helix-turn-helix domain-containing protein: protein MPNEPFNLMSLQEAMDLLGVSRATIDRWRKDKRLPYLKIGKDVWIDRIQLEQWARGGLRNAAAAEKEAAAGPAVVPPPSPEAPSDEAEITVGYQSGAALLWSALIVKSRGWFEQELQQAEPRRRYRVSWKHADSGMELVEELIAGRVQIASVGDYPIAASLELGRLLPRFQPAMLAFDGKCAGGAGIALVARKEEGIRYGDQLASSAAVSTVIRSSASRRLQAVLDRGRKEAMPMLGSRRMADCLAALLEGRVGAAMLWEPYLTWAQTLGAGMTVAADDCGGDYLTGIMADEAWARAHESVTVSYLKAHIRAHELIRRDSLAAASIIRDASGIPLEVILPVLGTIRWDASVYSRDLLTLSRLGEDDSGPRLRSSSLSAGPAFQASYLQEAAAALKLPSLPDMAIPHDWTDDRFY from the coding sequence ATGCCGAACGAACCTTTCAATCTGATGAGCCTCCAGGAGGCGATGGACCTGCTTGGCGTCAGCCGGGCGACCATCGACCGCTGGCGCAAAGACAAGCGGCTGCCGTATCTGAAAATCGGAAAAGACGTATGGATCGACCGCATCCAGCTGGAGCAGTGGGCTCGAGGAGGCTTGCGGAACGCCGCAGCCGCTGAGAAGGAAGCGGCGGCCGGCCCGGCGGTGGTCCCTCCTCCTTCCCCGGAAGCCCCGTCAGACGAAGCGGAGATCACCGTCGGCTACCAGAGCGGTGCGGCCCTGCTCTGGAGCGCCTTGATCGTCAAAAGCCGGGGCTGGTTCGAGCAGGAGCTGCAGCAGGCGGAGCCTCGCCGCCGGTACCGGGTCAGCTGGAAGCATGCGGACAGCGGCATGGAGCTGGTCGAGGAGCTGATCGCCGGCCGGGTGCAGATCGCCTCCGTCGGCGATTATCCGATCGCCGCGAGCCTGGAGCTCGGACGGCTGCTGCCGCGCTTCCAGCCGGCCATGCTCGCCTTCGACGGCAAATGCGCAGGCGGAGCGGGCATAGCCCTGGTGGCCCGCAAAGAAGAAGGAATCCGCTACGGGGATCAGCTTGCCTCCTCCGCCGCCGTCTCCACCGTCATCCGCTCAAGCGCATCGAGACGGCTGCAAGCCGTTCTGGACCGGGGCCGCAAGGAGGCCATGCCGATGCTCGGCAGCCGCAGGATGGCCGACTGCCTGGCCGCGCTGCTGGAAGGGCGCGTCGGAGCGGCGATGCTGTGGGAGCCCTATCTGACCTGGGCGCAGACGCTCGGAGCGGGGATGACGGTCGCAGCGGATGATTGCGGCGGCGATTACCTGACCGGAATCATGGCGGATGAAGCGTGGGCACGCGCTCACGAATCGGTGACGGTATCCTATCTGAAGGCTCATATCCGGGCTCATGAGCTGATCCGACGGGATTCCCTGGCTGCCGCATCCATCATCCGAGACGCAAGCGGCATCCCTCTGGAGGTCATCCTCCCGGTTCTCGGCACCATCCGCTGGGACGCCAGCGTCTACAGCCGCGACCTGCTGACTCTGTCCCGGCTGGGAGAGGACGACTCCGGACCGAGGCTGCGAAGCTCTTCCCTGTCAGCCGGCCCAGCGTTTCAAGCCTCTTATTTGCAGGAGGCCGCCGCTGCGCTCAAGCTGCCGTCCCTGCCGGATATGGCTATTCCCCATGATTGGACCGATGACCGCTTCTATTGA